From one Actinomyces sp. Marseille-P3109 genomic stretch:
- a CDS encoding SLC13 family permease, with product MTTATDTANSFETDTPTVRETLPLSLARRGEPAPARRLPWRRILSAVLAAGLCAAVGVASWRAGGAEGSLSVTGALTLIIFITAVWAWAFTNVDDTYISLGAATALVLTGGLSPDEMFASLGDDTIWLLVAAFVIAVGVSASGLTGRLAAWLVTGTDHPRVLVHLVTAAIVATVFAAPSTSGRAALLLPVYTSLASALRTGADKDPALAASRKRLIHALSLIFPTVILLSAVGSFLGAGAHLVTSHIVASAGGQEFSFAGWLLLGLPLAALSSHLSTELIVWLFTRKEDMRRRVRVDIADLAAACPTPLTGPLTQAENRAALLVGTVVVLWCTESLHGVDPAIVALLGVLVTSLPGYGSVALRKALAKAPWSLLVFMAATLAMGDALVSTGAAEWVATSAFDALRIDSPWPFMLVVVGLSTASHLVIQSRSARSAVLIPIIVALAPAVGVNPAAAAFASTAAAGFCHTLPSSAKPVAMFSDIDGTETFSPEDLRRLSLLLGPLMVVLVMACSAWLWPLLGLHW from the coding sequence ATGACCACCGCGACTGACACCGCCAACTCCTTCGAGACCGACACACCCACCGTGCGCGAGACCCTGCCGCTCTCCCTGGCGAGGCGCGGCGAGCCCGCTCCGGCCCGGCGTCTGCCGTGGCGTCGCATCCTGTCCGCCGTCCTCGCCGCGGGCCTGTGCGCGGCGGTCGGGGTGGCCTCCTGGCGGGCGGGCGGCGCCGAGGGGAGCCTGTCGGTCACCGGCGCGCTCACCCTGATCATCTTCATCACCGCGGTGTGGGCCTGGGCCTTCACCAACGTCGACGACACCTACATCTCCCTGGGCGCCGCCACCGCCCTGGTCCTCACCGGCGGCCTGAGCCCGGACGAGATGTTCGCGAGCCTCGGGGACGACACGATCTGGCTGCTGGTGGCGGCCTTCGTCATCGCCGTCGGGGTGAGCGCCTCGGGCCTCACCGGACGCCTGGCGGCCTGGCTGGTGACCGGCACCGACCACCCACGCGTCCTGGTCCACCTGGTGACGGCCGCGATCGTCGCCACGGTCTTCGCAGCCCCCTCCACCTCGGGGCGGGCGGCTCTGCTGCTACCGGTCTACACGTCCCTGGCCAGCGCGCTGCGCACCGGGGCGGACAAGGACCCCGCTCTGGCAGCCTCACGCAAGCGGCTCATCCACGCCCTGTCGCTCATCTTCCCCACCGTCATCCTGCTGTCCGCGGTCGGTTCCTTCCTGGGGGCGGGCGCCCACCTGGTGACCTCCCACATCGTGGCCTCGGCCGGTGGGCAGGAGTTCTCCTTCGCCGGCTGGCTCCTGCTGGGCCTGCCCCTGGCGGCCCTGTCCAGCCACCTGTCCACCGAGCTCATCGTGTGGCTGTTCACCCGCAAGGAGGACATGCGCCGTCGGGTGCGCGTCGACATCGCCGACCTCGCAGCGGCCTGCCCGACCCCGCTCACCGGTCCCCTGACCCAGGCCGAGAACCGGGCCGCCCTGCTCGTCGGCACGGTGGTGGTGCTGTGGTGCACCGAGTCCCTGCACGGCGTCGACCCAGCCATCGTGGCCCTCCTGGGCGTGCTGGTGACCTCGCTGCCCGGCTACGGCTCGGTAGCGCTGCGCAAGGCGCTGGCCAAGGCCCCCTGGTCGCTGCTGGTCTTCATGGCGGCCACCCTCGCCATGGGAGACGCGCTGGTGTCCACCGGCGCCGCGGAGTGGGTGGCGACCTCGGCCTTCGATGCCCTGCGGATCGACTCGCCCTGGCCCTTCATGCTCGTGGTGGTGGGGCTCTCGACCGCCTCCCACCTGGTCATCCAGTCGCGCTCGGCCCGCTCGGCGGTGCTCATCCCGATCATCGTGGCCTTGGCGCCGGCGGTGGGCGTGAACCCGGCCGCGGCCGCCTTCGCCTCGACGGCGGCCGCCGGCTTCTGCCACACGCTGCCGTCCTCGGCCAAGCCGGTGGCCATGTTCTCCGACATCGACGGCACGGAGACCTTCTCCCCCGAGGACCTGCGACGCCTGTCGCTGCTTCTGGGGCCCCTCATGGTGGTCCTGGTCATGGCCTGCAGCGCCTGGCTGTGGCCGCTGCTGGGCCTGCACTGGTGA
- a CDS encoding ABC transporter ATP-binding protein, whose translation MSAVGPAVEARDLRKSFPTPGGEPIEILHGVSCAMMLGRMTALVGPSGSGKSTALLCLAGLEAATSGRVRILGHDLGGLPAARVAELYRDRVGFVFQAYNLVPYLTVRENITIGDTLSGRRPDSARVREVLAGLGLEARADAPTTTLSGGEQQRVALGRVLYRRPPVVFADEPTGALDTRSAAFVLAELRRLADDGAAVVLVTHDLGAAALAETVLIMRDGRIVDRRCGATPDELLAAVNQTGAAA comes from the coding sequence ATGAGCGCCGTCGGGCCGGCTGTCGAGGCGCGCGATCTGCGCAAGTCCTTCCCGACCCCCGGTGGGGAACCGATCGAGATCCTGCATGGCGTCTCCTGCGCGATGATGCTGGGGCGGATGACGGCGCTGGTCGGCCCCAGCGGCTCGGGCAAGTCGACGGCGCTGCTGTGCCTGGCCGGGTTGGAGGCGGCGACGTCGGGCCGGGTCAGGATCCTCGGGCACGACCTCGGCGGGCTCCCGGCGGCGCGGGTGGCCGAGCTCTACCGCGATCGGGTGGGCTTCGTCTTCCAGGCCTACAACCTCGTGCCCTACCTGACGGTACGGGAGAACATCACGATCGGTGACACTCTGTCCGGCCGGCGCCCCGATTCGGCGAGGGTGCGGGAAGTCCTGGCCGGGCTGGGGCTGGAGGCGCGCGCCGATGCGCCCACGACGACGCTCTCGGGCGGCGAGCAGCAGCGCGTCGCCCTGGGCCGAGTCCTCTACCGCCGTCCACCAGTCGTCTTCGCCGATGAGCCCACCGGGGCCCTGGACACCCGCTCGGCCGCCTTCGTCCTGGCCGAGCTGCGGCGCCTGGCCGACGATGGGGCCGCCGTCGTCCTCGTGACGCACGACCTGGGGGCCGCTGCCCTGGCGGAGACCGTGCTCATCATGCGCGATGGCCGCATTGTCGACCGCCGCTGTGGTGCCACCCCCGACGAGCTGCTGGCCGCCGTCAACCAGACGGGAGCTGCGGCATGA
- a CDS encoding sensor histidine kinase, whose product MRSTLMADISRSANTDVAHEVKELQNFAATGVDPRTSQPFTSTTRLMEVYRDSQQLTDREATIIYNHATGQATQASGASAPTLNLTSTDPLFVKLLQSPSGATDYGSGEVRWARVELEPNDPSQHLSVITMSFTASRVDQINATIWLMVGISAAVLVLTGVVGLLVARQILRPLRDLRTAAASVSTQDLNRRLPVKGRDDIAGLTEEFNDMLDRLQEAFDGQTQFVLRAHQEISGPLAVLDARLASQPATRTVLQQRAQIAELQRILDDLQSLTQAERRDFAHLTPDVEVTELARTLLDDVEAMAPGRWKLDLRVRGTATLDVERVRQATGHLARNGLQHGDGPLTLTIAPGTDGYGRSGLEISVTDEGPGLADDDVDWLFERFTQGETGGRPRGAGLGLAIVRAIADAHDGTVFAISASGQGATVGLRIPADSSWNLSSDPDPAVVSSPATVPSSRTSADTAPRVTTGEPAVAHDDRAHDASGEEAGS is encoded by the coding sequence GTGCGTTCCACTCTCATGGCGGACATCTCCCGCTCCGCCAACACCGACGTCGCCCACGAGGTCAAGGAGCTCCAGAACTTCGCGGCCACCGGCGTCGACCCGCGGACCTCCCAGCCCTTCACCTCCACCACCCGCCTCATGGAGGTCTACCGGGACAGCCAGCAGCTCACCGACCGGGAAGCCACCATCATCTACAACCACGCCACAGGCCAGGCCACCCAGGCCTCCGGCGCCTCCGCCCCGACCCTGAACCTGACCAGCACGGATCCCCTGTTCGTGAAACTGCTGCAGTCGCCGTCGGGCGCCACCGACTACGGCAGCGGAGAGGTCCGCTGGGCCCGGGTCGAGCTCGAGCCCAACGACCCTTCCCAGCACCTATCCGTCATCACCATGAGCTTCACCGCCTCGCGCGTGGACCAGATCAACGCCACGATCTGGCTCATGGTCGGCATCAGCGCGGCCGTCCTGGTCCTCACCGGCGTCGTCGGGCTGCTCGTGGCCCGCCAGATCCTCAGGCCCCTGCGCGACCTGCGCACCGCGGCCGCCTCCGTCTCCACCCAGGACCTCAACCGGCGCCTGCCCGTCAAGGGCCGTGATGACATCGCCGGCCTGACCGAGGAGTTCAACGACATGCTAGACCGCCTCCAGGAGGCCTTCGACGGCCAGACCCAGTTCGTCCTGCGCGCTCACCAGGAGATCTCCGGTCCCCTGGCCGTCTTGGACGCGCGCCTGGCCAGCCAGCCGGCCACCCGTACCGTCCTCCAGCAACGCGCTCAGATCGCCGAGCTGCAACGGATCCTCGACGACCTCCAGTCCCTCACCCAGGCCGAACGGCGCGACTTCGCCCACCTCACTCCCGACGTCGAGGTCACCGAGCTGGCCCGCACCCTGCTCGACGACGTCGAGGCCATGGCCCCGGGCCGCTGGAAGCTCGATCTGAGGGTCCGGGGCACGGCCACGCTCGACGTCGAGCGCGTGCGTCAGGCCACCGGCCACCTCGCCCGCAACGGGCTGCAGCACGGCGACGGCCCCCTGACCCTCACCATCGCCCCCGGCACCGACGGCTACGGCCGCAGCGGGCTGGAGATCTCCGTGACCGACGAGGGTCCGGGACTGGCCGACGACGACGTCGACTGGCTCTTCGAGCGCTTCACGCAGGGCGAGACCGGTGGTAGGCCGCGCGGCGCCGGGCTGGGCCTGGCCATCGTACGGGCCATCGCCGACGCCCACGACGGCACCGTGTTCGCCATCTCCGCCTCCGGCCAGGGGGCCACCGTCGGCCTGCGCATCCCGGCCGACAGTTCCTGGAACCTCTCCTCGGACCCCGATCCCGCCGTCGTCTCCTCCCCGGCCACCGTCCCCTCCTCACGCACCTCGGCGGACACGGCGCCCCGAGTGACCACCGGTGAGCCGGCGGTTGCCCACGACGACCGCGCGCATGACGCCTCGGGAGAGGAGGCCGGCTCATGA
- a CDS encoding helix-turn-helix domain-containing protein, whose translation MTVTIESKTYLPEEDVAGHFAEIVTELEASSGATPRLTVNGETIDLPPAVAEALLQVVDAMRRGLAVTVAPQDQRLTTQEAADMLGISRPTLVRMLEAGEIPFEKVRRHRRLFLTDVLEFRERQRRAANEALSDMVADAQAMGAYDDDPVEARQVLKDLRSQD comes from the coding sequence ATGACCGTGACGATTGAGAGCAAGACCTACCTTCCTGAGGAGGATGTCGCCGGGCATTTTGCCGAGATAGTGACGGAACTGGAGGCATCCTCCGGTGCGACGCCCCGGCTGACCGTCAATGGTGAGACGATTGACCTCCCTCCCGCGGTGGCTGAGGCCCTTCTTCAGGTCGTGGATGCGATGCGTCGAGGATTGGCCGTGACGGTGGCGCCGCAGGATCAACGTCTGACGACCCAGGAGGCGGCTGACATGCTGGGCATCTCGCGGCCGACGCTGGTCAGGATGTTGGAGGCCGGCGAGATCCCGTTTGAGAAGGTCAGACGGCATCGTCGCTTGTTCCTCACTGACGTGCTGGAATTCCGTGAGCGTCAGCGTCGGGCGGCGAATGAGGCCCTGTCGGACATGGTGGCCGACGCTCAGGCGATGGGCGCCTACGACGATGACCCCGTCGAGGCTCGCCAAGTCCTCAAGGATCTCCGCTCCCAGGACTGA
- a CDS encoding FtsX-like permease family protein: protein MTRYTLRALAAQWRAWSGTVAVLALAAGLVNVCLVHRMTVTRPDVVAAAWAAGVDPAELTVPGVSVAFYTAMVTVPVVAVVGQSCVQALRTSWALWRLAGALPRQVLVAVLATVAVLGLVACVPGILLGMVAAQPFASVLTRLAAARMGRIEVAQTPTTLLLTVVVVVAVAVLGAVGPARAAVRTPAVEAVRDAAPGGRRRMGVLRWVAAGLWGLACAGQLVAAVLVRPGRMVEGWPTGGGQATLASLLLAVLVVLLAPALIPGLLRMWSAPLARLGGPWLIARRSALWRSASAASAIGLLALAISFTAALTTSLATGQAVVEAAHLSVAINQVDSLVLAAILGAMALLGAVAVVGMSSRSRQRELAVLRCAGSTVRGVRRQVVIEAGLYVGTALLISIVPLAVTAVGEAVFYARAGLPLVVRPGVGPVLLVALLSFLALAMVLLAPIRGATRTPIGTVLAAE, encoded by the coding sequence ATGACCCGCTACACCCTGCGCGCCCTGGCTGCCCAGTGGCGGGCCTGGTCGGGGACGGTGGCGGTGCTGGCCCTCGCCGCGGGGCTCGTCAACGTCTGCCTGGTGCACCGCATGACCGTCACCCGGCCCGACGTCGTCGCTGCGGCGTGGGCGGCGGGAGTGGACCCGGCCGAGCTCACGGTTCCGGGTGTCTCGGTCGCCTTCTACACCGCGATGGTGACGGTCCCGGTGGTGGCTGTCGTCGGGCAGTCCTGCGTGCAGGCACTGCGCACGAGCTGGGCCCTGTGGCGGCTCGCCGGCGCCCTGCCCCGGCAGGTCCTCGTCGCCGTCCTCGCCACCGTGGCGGTGCTGGGGCTGGTGGCCTGCGTGCCCGGGATCCTGCTGGGGATGGTGGCGGCCCAGCCCTTCGCCTCGGTACTCACCCGCCTGGCGGCCGCGCGCATGGGGCGGATCGAGGTCGCCCAGACGCCGACGACGCTGCTGCTCACCGTGGTGGTCGTGGTCGCCGTCGCGGTCCTGGGGGCAGTGGGCCCGGCACGCGCCGCGGTGCGGACGCCTGCCGTGGAGGCGGTTCGCGACGCGGCCCCGGGTGGGCGACGCCGCATGGGTGTGCTCCGGTGGGTCGCGGCGGGGCTGTGGGGGCTGGCGTGCGCCGGCCAGCTGGTGGCGGCCGTCCTGGTCCGGCCCGGCCGGATGGTGGAGGGGTGGCCGACCGGCGGGGGCCAGGCGACCCTGGCGTCCCTCCTGCTCGCGGTCCTCGTGGTGCTGCTCGCACCCGCGCTCATCCCGGGGCTGCTGCGGATGTGGTCGGCGCCGTTGGCGCGGCTGGGTGGGCCGTGGCTCATTGCGCGCCGTTCGGCGCTGTGGCGCAGTGCCTCGGCGGCGAGTGCCATCGGCCTGCTGGCCCTGGCGATCTCCTTCACTGCGGCGCTCACGACCAGTCTTGCCACGGGGCAGGCGGTGGTGGAGGCGGCGCACCTGAGCGTGGCGATCAACCAGGTGGACTCGCTGGTGCTGGCGGCGATCCTCGGGGCGATGGCGCTGCTGGGGGCCGTGGCCGTTGTCGGCATGTCCTCCCGGTCCCGGCAGCGTGAGCTCGCGGTATTGCGCTGCGCCGGGAGCACGGTGCGCGGCGTGCGCCGGCAGGTGGTCATCGAGGCGGGCCTGTACGTGGGGACGGCGCTGCTGATCTCGATCGTGCCGCTGGCGGTGACGGCGGTCGGCGAGGCTGTTTTCTACGCCAGGGCCGGGCTGCCGCTGGTGGTGCGCCCCGGCGTCGGGCCGGTGCTGCTGGTGGCGCTCCTGTCCTTTCTGGCCCTGGCTATGGTGCTGCTTGCTCCGATCCGGGGCGCCACCCGGACCCCGATCGGCACCGTCCTGGCGGCCGAGTGA
- a CDS encoding PIN domain-containing protein, with the protein MAFSAVLDACVLVPSTLRDVLLEIAVRKVYRPLWSEKIEEEVERTVLRLHALRDRDEEESRGYVKRLRRRMNLALPDAQVQGWETLLPSVPRLPDPGDRHVVAAALMGRADVIVTFNLKDFDDAALPGELFTQSPDEFLLDVLGLYPEAVRNVFTTVVSRTGRKGPRWSVNDLLTRLEKEELNAFVTACRQELTL; encoded by the coding sequence ATGGCGTTTTCCGCAGTACTTGATGCCTGTGTGCTGGTCCCCAGCACACTGCGAGACGTTCTTCTTGAGATTGCTGTACGGAAGGTCTATAGGCCTTTGTGGAGCGAGAAGATTGAGGAGGAGGTTGAGAGAACAGTACTTCGGCTGCACGCCTTGCGCGATAGGGATGAGGAGGAGTCCCGTGGCTACGTCAAACGACTTCGGCGGCGGATGAACCTGGCGCTGCCAGATGCCCAGGTGCAGGGTTGGGAGACTCTTCTACCCTCGGTCCCCAGACTTCCGGATCCTGGCGACCGGCACGTCGTCGCAGCGGCTCTCATGGGACGCGCGGACGTCATCGTCACGTTCAACCTCAAGGACTTCGACGATGCCGCTCTTCCTGGTGAGTTGTTCACCCAATCTCCAGACGAGTTTCTTCTCGATGTGCTGGGGCTGTATCCCGAGGCGGTTCGGAACGTGTTCACAACAGTGGTATCCCGGACTGGTCGTAAAGGGCCTCGATGGTCTGTCAACGACCTGCTCACCCGCCTCGAGAAAGAGGAACTGAATGCCTTCGTTACTGCTTGCCGTCAGGAGCTGACACTCTGA